A window of marine bacterium B5-7 genomic DNA:
CAGGTTTAGTCACGGTGCAGTCAGATATTACCGGAAAGCAAGAAGCCAGCAAGCTAGTGACAGCAGATTTCCGCTTGGTCGTGCAATTATGGCCATTTGGCGAAGGATTTAAATGTGCGTTATTTGTTAAACCTTTTACACACGATGCCCCTTATTTCAAACCCGGGCGAGATGGTGCCACAGTATTTACTACTTTAAAAGGAAAGCGACAGCAAACGACCCGTGACTTGGCGGCCGAAATAAAAAATGCATCTGAGATGATGCAGCAATGCCCTAGTTTTTCTGACTTACAAGATCTGAAAGATGAAAAATTGTTCGCAACACCAGAAGCCTGTTTAGCGGCGTTAGCTGAACTGCAAGCCTTACCCAGCGAAAAATTGCTGATTGAATGGCCTGAAGGTGAGAAATTAAAAATTGTTAAACAATTGGATGTGCCACAGTTGCAGTTGCAGGTGAGTCATGTCGGAAACTGGTTTCAGTTTGATGGGGATGTGCAGATCGACGAAGAGAAAGTCATTAAGCTGCAGAAACTCGTCCGCTTGTTTAAACAGGGTAATGAAAAGTTCATTACATTAGATGGCAAGCAGGTTTATTGGTTAACAGAAAGGTTTCGTCAGCATTTGTCGACAATTGCTTCTACGTTAGATGATTCTGGTGACGGTCTGCGATTGCATCCCTTGCACATGGAGACAATGACGCCAGTGTGTGAGGCTGTATCTGCATTCGAAACCGATCATGCATGGCAATCGCAATGGGAAAAATTAAAAGAGAGCCAATCGATTTCCATTCAGCTGCCTGCGCAATTAAACGCAACGCTGCGTAGTTACCAACTGGCTGGTTTTGAATGGTTAGTGCGCTTAGCACATTGGGGAGCAGGTGCCTGCTTGGCTGATGATATGGGCTTGGGAAAGACCTTGCAAACAATCACCTTGTTATTGCATCGCGCGGCTGATGGGCCTGCTCTGGTTATTGCACCCACGTCTGTTTGTTTGAATTGGCAAGCGGAGTTAGCAAAGTTTTCCCCCAGTTTACATGTGCAAACTTTCTCAGGGCGTGGGCGCTACGAGATATTGAAAAAAATGGGCGCCAATGATGTATTGTTGTGTAGCTATGGTTTATTGCAACAAGAGGGTGAACGCTTAGCTGAATTAACTTGGAATACAATTATTCTAGATGAGGCCCAGGCGATTAAGAATGCTGGAACGAAACGTTCCCGAGCAGCACATAGCTTAAAAGCGAACTTCAAAGCGATTACAACAGGAACGCCCATCGAGAACAACTTAGGTGAGTTATGGAATTTATTTCAGTTTATTAATCCTAATTTGCTTGGGACGCAAGCAAAATTTAATGCGCGTTTTGCACATCCTATTGAGCGCCAGCAAGATGAAGAAGCAAGAATAGCATTGAAAAAATGTATTTCACCTTTCATTTTGCGGCGTACAAAATCTCAAGTGTTAACGGAGTTGCCGCCACGTACTGAAGTGGTGATGCATGTGGAAATGTCTGAAGAAGAAGCGTCATTTTATGAAGCACTGCGACGAGAAGCATTACAAAAAATCATGGATTCTGAGCAGCCTTTAGAAAAAAAACGGATGCAGGTTTTGGCGGAGATTATGCGGCTGCGTCAAGCCTGTTGTCATCCGAGCTTAGTCGATAGTAAAAGCAATATTAGCAGCAGCAAAGTGCGTTGTTTTGAGGAAACTATTAAAAAATTACTGATGGATGGACATAAAGTATTGGTCTTTAGTCAGTTCGTTGGTTTTCTTAAAATTCTAAAGCAATGTTTGGATGAACAGGGCGTACACTATCAATATTTAGATGGGGCAACACCGATACCTGATCGTCAACAAGCGATTAATGCATTCCAATCAGGTGATGGCGATGTGTTTTTAATTAGTTTAAAAGCAGGTGGGGTTGGATTGAATCTCACGGCGGCAGATTACGTGTTGCACATGGACCCATGGTGGAATCCTGCGGTTGAAGATCAAGCCTCTGATCGTGCACATCGCATGGGGCAACAAAAACCCGTGACGGTGACACGTTTCATTGTGGAGCATGGCATCGAAGAAAAAATATTAGCGCTACATGCACAAAAACGTGATTTGGCGAGCACATTACTATCCGATACACATCAAGTCGCAAAACTCGGTGTGGATGAATTGCTGCATTTGATTCAGGATGTATGATCCCAAACAAAATTCGCTTGCTGTCCAGGCTTAGTAGCGACATGGGTGACAATGCGAGAAACTTGGTATTCTTCTAGTGTTTCTTTATCCAATAGGATTTGTTCAGTAAACCAACGTGATAACTCTTCTACGCTAATGTTTGCTACTGGTAAGATGAGCACATCTTTTTTCAGAAATGGAATGCGATCTTCATGAAAATGCACCACGACTTGCTTGTCAGCATCAACAATAGGGGCGTGCGGGCTATTTTCTGCGAGCAAAAAGGTATTGTTTAGTTGTTTGCACAGCGCAATATATTTCTTTTTGTATACGCGATAATCGCAGGTCATTCCATTGCTATCAACTGCGGCGGTAATCTCTGCGGTCACTGTAAAGTTATGTCCATGCAAGGGTTCACGTTCTGTCGCTGAAAATATCGTGAAGTGCCCCGCTGAGAATAACATTTCAGGTGCTGCGATAGTTAACGTTGTGGTGCGTGTCATATTTTTTTCCTTACTAAGAACCAGGCCATGAGCATCAATCCGCCGCTTGTGATTAAAGGGTATTGTGCTGCGTAATTAAAAAGTTCTGCACCTAATGCACTGAC
This region includes:
- a CDS encoding 6-pyruvoyl tetrahydrobiopterin synthase — its product is MTRTTTLTIAAPEMLFSAGHFTIFSATEREPLHGHNFTVTAEITAAVDSNGMTCDYRVYKKKYIALCKQLNNTFLLAENSPHAPIVDADKQVVVHFHEDRIPFLKKDVLILPVANISVEELSRWFTEQILLDKETLEEYQVSRIVTHVATKPGQQANFVWDHTS